The genomic interval CGGCAGCGCTGGGCTCGGGTGGAAGTGGCCGTGGACAGCACCAAGGGACTCATCGTTACGTACGATTCCATCGTTATCGACCCAGTCTATCATTCCACGTCCGGAGGGTACACCGAGAACTCGGAGGATGTCTGGCAGGAGGCCCTGCCCTACCTCAGGTCGGTGCCCTGCCCCTGGGACAGCCACTCGCCTTACTACAAGGACACTATGCAGGTGGAGTATGACAGGCTTGCCATGCTTCTGGGGGACGTGCCTGTGGAGGCGCTGGCGGCCTCCGCGGAACCCATACAGGTCATGGAGGCATCCTCCACCGGCAGGGTGAAGAGCATCAGGGTAGGGGACCGGACACTGAGCGGGCGGGAATTCCGTTCCCTCCTGGGGCTCAGGTCCACGCTCTTTTCATGGAGGCTCACGCCTGAGGGCGTGGTGTTTACCACCACCGGGTTTGGCCACGGCGTAGGCATGTGCCAGTACGGCGCTGACGGCATGGCCAGGGAGGGCCGGGACTTCCGGTCCATAATCAAGTACTTCTACAAGGGCGTCGAGATTGTGCCGGCCTTCGGGGGATAGAAAGGAATACTTGGGAGATTCTGGGGCAGAATATACCGCGGGGTGATCATTAAAGTGGATGTCCCGCGGTATTCACGTTTGAGGAGACTGAGACAACGCCTAGCCTCCTTTCTGAAGAGAGGCAGCGGCAGGCTCTGGCGCCACGTGCCTCGCCGGGCGCCTGCGATCCTGCTCCTGGCGGCCATATTCTGTGCATCGGCCCTGGCTGCCTTCTGGTGGAACAGCCACACCTTGACCCTGTTTCCCTCAGGGACCCAAGATGGTGAGGAACTGGAGGAGGTCAAGGCTCCCGAGGAGTCCGAAGCTGAGGAGGCTCCCGCGGCTAGAACCGAACCCGAACCTGCTCTCCCAGCACCCGAACCTGAACAGGCGGCGCCACTTCCGGTGCAGGCTGAAGAGGTCCGCATGGTGGCGCCTGTCGCGGCGGAGGTTTCCATGGGCTACGGCTGGAACTACTCCCTGACCCATGAAGACTGGAGGTTTCACCCAGGTCTGGACTACGCGGTACCGGAAGGGAGCCCTGTGCGGGCGGCAGCCGGTGGCCTAGTGGCCCGAGTGTCGGAGGATCGTCAATGGGGGGGGCAGGTTGTGCTCAGCCATGACGAGGGACTGGAGACACGGTACATGGGACTGGGTCTAGCCAGGGTGGAGGAGGGCCAGGAGGTCAAGGCTGGCCAGGTACTGGGAGAAGTAGGTGCTCCCGGCCTTGCTGAGGTAGGCCAAGGCCCTCACCTTCACTTTGAGGTGCG from Bacillota bacterium carries:
- a CDS encoding M23 family metallopeptidase; translation: MIIKVDVPRYSRLRRLRQRLASFLKRGSGRLWRHVPRRAPAILLLAAIFCASALAAFWWNSHTLTLFPSGTQDGEELEEVKAPEESEAEEAPAARTEPEPALPAPEPEQAAPLPVQAEEVRMVAPVAAEVSMGYGWNYSLTHEDWRFHPGLDYAVPEGSPVRAAAGGLVARVSEDRQWGGQVVLSHDEGLETRYMGLGLARVEEGQEVKAGQVLGEVGAPGLAEVGQGPHLHFEVRVQGEPRDPQTLFR
- the spoIID gene encoding stage II sporulation protein D, which gives rise to MVRVVGWVTLFLLLIIVGLPAVLVRGLDFAPPPIEPESEPVIVNLLLPGGSVERIPLEEYVKGVVAAEMPTSFHMEALKAQAVVARTYAVRRLREKGDTGAALHPEADLTADPSVDQAYVSKDEARARWGIFTFRQRWARVEVAVDSTKGLIVTYDSIVIDPVYHSTSGGYTENSEDVWQEALPYLRSVPCPWDSHSPYYKDTMQVEYDRLAMLLGDVPVEALAASAEPIQVMEASSTGRVKSIRVGDRTLSGREFRSLLGLRSTLFSWRLTPEGVVFTTTGFGHGVGMCQYGADGMAREGRDFRSIIKYFYKGVEIVPAFGG